In Massilia antarctica, the following are encoded in one genomic region:
- a CDS encoding S1/P1 nuclease, which produces MKKLACVLALSGAFVSVDALAWGAEGHRAVGAIAEKLIKGSNAEKQVAALLLPGESLESITVWADSAKGGAGYTPPTEEMNAYTAANPRHSEYHYTDIPFQNEHYHDGAVGTADVDIVQTLRQAIAVLQGKTDPALNPNKLTRRQALLLVAHMTGDIHQPLHVGAAFVGKDGKFVVPKKHEEIDSLNIYDSRGGNSLLLDDDKLTSLSAALIPGEAQPLPPGAQKWATKPFHSYWDSTVVDYAMRRISTKTPEQFAQKVIDGNPSVTMNTGEATTWPYQWADDALAASKLAYSDVTPGASSKQVNRKGETYYTFGLEMGSNYPVPSSALAKTQLIKGGYHLAALLKTIWP; this is translated from the coding sequence ATGAAGAAACTGGCTTGTGTACTGGCGCTGTCCGGCGCCTTCGTGTCGGTGGACGCGCTGGCGTGGGGCGCCGAGGGGCACCGCGCGGTCGGCGCCATCGCCGAAAAACTGATCAAGGGCAGCAACGCCGAGAAGCAGGTCGCGGCCTTGCTGCTGCCGGGCGAAAGCCTCGAATCGATCACCGTGTGGGCCGACAGCGCCAAGGGCGGCGCCGGCTACACGCCGCCGACGGAGGAAATGAATGCCTACACGGCGGCCAATCCGCGCCATAGCGAATACCACTACACCGACATCCCGTTCCAGAACGAGCACTATCATGATGGCGCGGTAGGTACGGCCGATGTCGATATCGTGCAAACGCTCAGGCAAGCCATCGCAGTCTTGCAGGGCAAGACCGATCCGGCGCTCAATCCCAACAAGCTGACCCGGCGCCAGGCGCTGCTGCTGGTGGCGCACATGACCGGCGACATTCACCAGCCGCTGCACGTGGGCGCGGCGTTTGTCGGCAAGGATGGCAAGTTCGTGGTGCCGAAGAAGCACGAGGAGATCGATAGCCTGAATATCTACGATTCGCGCGGCGGCAACAGCCTGCTGCTCGACGACGATAAACTGACCTCCTTGAGCGCCGCCCTGATTCCGGGCGAAGCGCAGCCGCTGCCGCCCGGCGCACAGAAGTGGGCGACCAAGCCGTTCCATTCGTACTGGGACAGCACCGTGGTCGATTACGCGATGCGCCGCATCAGCACCAAAACGCCGGAACAGTTCGCGCAGAAGGTCATCGACGGCAATCCATCGGTGACGATGAACACGGGCGAGGCCACGACCTGGCCCTACCAGTGGGCGGACGACGCGCTGGCCGCGTCCAAGCTGGCCTATTCGGACGTGACGCCTGGCGCGAGCAGCAAACAGGTAAACCGCAAGGGCGAGACCTATTACACCTTCGGGCTGGAGATGGGATCGAATTATCCGGTGCCCAGTTCCGCGCTGGCCAAGACGCAGCTGATCAAGGGCGGCTACCATCTGGCGGCGCTGCTGAAAACCATCTGGCCGTAA
- a CDS encoding MipA/OmpV family protein — translation MKPAATFAAILLALPIAAFAAPAEDKPLPLWEAGILGGIASTPAYPGAADRSSRGLVLPFLIYRGLVLRADQTGIGARLFKREAVELDVGLAGSLPARSDDVAARAGMPNLGLLLEFGPRLKVRIAEPSASSRIRLDIPLRAVIEARAGMRTQGFTFEPKVVYEMRSADGLWTFDANAGVAIGDKKVNRYFYEVQPRYATSSRPAYQASAGLVLARVGASASRMLNDDVRVLGFVRLESYAGAANEDSPLMKNKSGASAGVAVAWTLGRSIRLAGD, via the coding sequence ATGAAACCAGCCGCAACATTTGCCGCCATCCTTCTGGCCCTCCCCATTGCCGCTTTCGCCGCGCCAGCCGAAGACAAACCGCTCCCGCTGTGGGAAGCCGGCATCCTGGGCGGCATCGCCTCCACGCCTGCGTATCCCGGCGCGGCCGACCGCTCATCGCGCGGCCTGGTGTTGCCGTTCCTGATCTACCGCGGCCTGGTGTTGCGCGCCGACCAAACCGGCATCGGCGCGCGCCTGTTCAAGCGCGAGGCGGTCGAACTCGATGTGGGCCTGGCGGGATCGCTGCCGGCCCGCTCCGACGACGTGGCCGCGCGCGCCGGCATGCCCAACCTGGGCCTCTTGCTCGAATTCGGGCCGCGCCTGAAGGTGCGCATCGCCGAACCGAGCGCATCGAGCCGCATCCGCCTCGACATTCCGCTGCGTGCCGTGATCGAAGCGCGCGCCGGCATGCGCACGCAGGGCTTCACGTTCGAGCCGAAAGTGGTGTACGAAATGCGCAGCGCCGACGGCTTGTGGACCTTCGATGCCAATGCCGGCGTGGCCATCGGCGACAAGAAGGTCAACCGCTATTTCTACGAAGTGCAGCCGCGCTATGCCACGTCCTCCCGGCCCGCCTATCAGGCCAGCGCGGGGCTGGTGCTGGCACGGGTGGGCGCGAGCGCGTCGCGCATGCTCAATGACGATGTGCGGGTTTTGGGTTTCGTGCGGCTTGAGAGTTATGCGGGTGCCGCCAACGAAGACAGTCCACTGATGAAGAATAAGTCCGGTGCATCGGCCGGCGTGGCGGTCGCCTGGACCCTGGGCCGTTCGATCCGCCTGGCCGGCGACTGA
- a CDS encoding HlyD family secretion protein, which yields MSTICQNTLTSASPDSPQAAPAEHPAAVNDTFFRKEVALAHANQWMGAIRLAQPMSVRIVACVALAIALCVFAYIFVGTVTRKARVTGMTLPAGGSLTISAMNPGILSRSFVTEGQAVVAGQALFEVSTERQGGSGEISMLVAQQLTIQKNTLVAERRTRMAQHRDKTAAIDERLLNINAEALELEQEIALAQRRRDLAKASLAKYETLQGNGFVSAAQTQQKQEELIDLGARVSTLARAKLQLQASRLNLTAERKASAGELDNTIAQLQRSEASVDKEIAENQSRKTSLILAPQAGAVATITYRPGQAVLAAQSLALLIPAANGKQTVEPLEVQLYAPSRVMGFVATGQTVLIRYQAYPYQKFGLQRGRIVDISKAPFAPNDLPPHLASTILSNAQQSAPGGNSSEALFRIRVQLSRQSIDVYGVAQPLRAGMTLEADIVQDRRRIWEWIAAPLLAAAQR from the coding sequence ATGTCGACCATTTGTCAGAATACGCTCACCAGCGCCTCGCCGGATAGTCCGCAGGCCGCCCCTGCCGAACATCCAGCCGCCGTCAACGACACTTTCTTCCGCAAGGAGGTGGCGCTGGCGCATGCCAATCAATGGATGGGTGCGATCCGGCTGGCCCAGCCCATGTCGGTGAGAATCGTTGCCTGTGTTGCCCTGGCGATTGCGCTGTGTGTTTTTGCCTACATATTCGTCGGCACCGTGACCAGAAAGGCGCGCGTGACCGGCATGACCTTGCCTGCCGGCGGCAGCTTGACGATCTCCGCCATGAACCCCGGAATTCTTTCTCGCAGTTTCGTGACCGAAGGTCAGGCTGTCGTCGCCGGGCAAGCGCTGTTCGAGGTGTCGACGGAGCGCCAGGGAGGTAGCGGAGAAATTTCCATGTTGGTGGCCCAACAGTTGACGATCCAGAAGAACACGCTGGTGGCCGAGCGTCGCACGCGGATGGCACAGCATCGCGACAAGACGGCCGCCATCGATGAACGTTTGTTGAACATCAATGCGGAAGCGCTGGAATTGGAGCAGGAAATTGCGTTAGCGCAGCGACGGCGCGACCTCGCCAAGGCCAGCCTCGCCAAGTATGAAACGCTGCAAGGAAATGGCTTCGTCTCCGCCGCGCAGACGCAGCAAAAGCAGGAAGAGCTAATCGATCTTGGCGCACGGGTGAGTACGCTTGCGAGAGCAAAACTGCAGCTGCAAGCAAGCCGGCTGAACTTGACGGCGGAACGCAAGGCCAGCGCCGGCGAGCTGGACAACACGATCGCCCAACTCCAGCGTTCGGAGGCCAGCGTCGACAAGGAGATCGCCGAAAATCAAAGCCGGAAAACCAGTCTGATACTCGCACCACAGGCGGGCGCGGTGGCGACGATCACTTATCGGCCCGGGCAAGCGGTGCTGGCAGCACAGTCCCTGGCGCTATTGATACCCGCGGCGAATGGCAAGCAAACCGTGGAGCCGCTGGAGGTTCAGCTATATGCGCCAAGCCGGGTGATGGGTTTTGTCGCCACCGGGCAGACGGTCTTGATTCGGTATCAGGCCTATCCCTATCAGAAATTCGGGCTGCAGCGCGGGCGCATTGTCGATATCAGCAAGGCGCCGTTTGCGCCCAATGATCTGCCCCCTCATCTGGCCAGTACGATTTTGAGCAATGCCCAGCAAAGCGCGCCGGGCGGCAACAGCAGCGAGGCCTTGTTCCGGATCAGAGTGCAGTTGTCGCGCCAGAGCATCGATGTGTATGGCGTGGCGCAGCCGCTGCGCGCCGGGATGACCCTGGAAGCCGACATCGTACAAGACCGGCGCCGTATCTGGGAATGGATCGCCGCGCCATTGCTGGCGGCGGCGCAGCGTTAA
- a CDS encoding peptidase domain-containing ABC transporter yields MKPILQTESSECGLACLAMVASHFGSHMDLADLRRRFSISLKGASLAQLMRHAGAMHLASRPLRLALEELGALKCPCILHWNLNHFVVLKKIKRSLRGATTVVIFDPAVGERILTMAEVSDHFTGVALELLPTAQFEQKDATRRMSIKQLTGPVVGLRRALLQVFALALALEVFALVSPLFNQYVIDEVIVSGDHQLLQILLAGFALLLVTQTLIGIARSMVLMRWSIDVGLQWSARVFSHLISLPTVFFEKRHLGDVLSRFGSIAAIQQTLTSVFVESALDGLMALLALGMMLMYSAELALIVALSVVLYAALRWIFYQPLRAASQERLILAAKENTHFVETVRAIVPLKLFGRDAERKARWQNLKQDVANRDARTEKLTILIKAANSTIIGLQGLIVFYVGAGLVLQNALTVGMLMAFISYAATFAGRMVSLVDMLINLKMLGLHAERLSDIVLEPAEPTSMWESDVSRISPSITLRDVKFRYADGEPWILDGVNLHIPAGQSVALVGPSGCGKTTMCKILLGLLAPTEGEVMIDGIPIQQLGMQAYRQLVGTVMQDDVLLAGSIIDNISFFDSKCEYADVERCARLAAVHDEIGAMPMGYQTLVGDMGSSLSGGQKQRILLARALYKSPKVLALDEATSHLDIQNEQLVNTALSAMKLTRIMVAHRPETINSADRVVSLSSGKTVELRPCTSSA; encoded by the coding sequence ATGAAACCCATTCTACAGACCGAATCGAGCGAATGCGGCCTGGCCTGCCTCGCCATGGTGGCCAGCCATTTCGGCAGTCATATGGATCTGGCGGATTTGCGACGGCGTTTTTCGATCAGTCTCAAGGGTGCAAGCCTGGCCCAATTGATGCGCCATGCCGGCGCGATGCATTTGGCCTCGCGGCCATTAAGACTGGCGCTGGAGGAGTTGGGTGCCCTGAAGTGCCCCTGCATATTGCATTGGAATCTGAATCACTTCGTGGTCCTCAAGAAGATCAAGCGCAGCCTGCGCGGCGCCACGACCGTCGTCATTTTCGATCCGGCCGTCGGTGAACGCATCCTCACGATGGCGGAGGTGTCGGACCATTTTACCGGGGTCGCACTGGAACTTCTGCCGACGGCGCAATTCGAGCAAAAAGACGCCACCCGGAGGATGTCGATCAAGCAGCTGACCGGACCGGTCGTGGGATTGCGCCGGGCCTTATTGCAAGTGTTTGCGCTGGCACTGGCGCTGGAAGTGTTTGCGCTTGTATCGCCGCTGTTTAATCAGTATGTGATCGATGAAGTGATCGTCAGCGGCGATCACCAGTTGCTGCAGATACTGCTTGCCGGCTTTGCTCTGCTGCTGGTGACGCAGACCTTGATTGGGATCGCGCGCAGCATGGTGTTGATGAGATGGAGTATCGACGTTGGCCTGCAATGGTCGGCGCGTGTGTTCTCGCATCTGATCAGTCTGCCTACGGTGTTTTTTGAAAAGCGTCACCTGGGCGACGTGCTATCGCGTTTCGGCAGTATTGCCGCGATCCAGCAGACATTAACCAGTGTATTCGTAGAGAGCGCGCTGGATGGTTTGATGGCGTTGCTGGCCCTGGGGATGATGTTGATGTACAGCGCGGAGCTTGCCCTCATCGTAGCGCTCAGCGTCGTGCTGTATGCGGCGTTACGGTGGATCTTCTACCAGCCGCTCAGGGCGGCATCGCAGGAGCGTCTGATTCTCGCGGCGAAAGAAAACACGCATTTTGTGGAAACCGTGCGCGCCATCGTTCCTCTCAAATTGTTCGGGCGGGATGCCGAGCGCAAGGCGCGCTGGCAAAACCTGAAGCAGGATGTCGCCAACCGCGATGCCAGGACCGAGAAACTCACCATCCTGATCAAGGCGGCGAACAGTACGATCATCGGTTTGCAGGGTCTGATCGTTTTCTACGTCGGGGCAGGGCTGGTGCTGCAAAACGCGCTGACGGTAGGGATGCTGATGGCATTTATCAGTTATGCAGCCACGTTCGCCGGCCGCATGGTCAGCCTGGTGGACATGCTGATCAACCTGAAAATGCTCGGGCTGCATGCGGAGCGCCTGTCCGATATCGTTCTGGAACCGGCTGAACCGACGAGCATGTGGGAGAGCGATGTGAGCCGGATTTCTCCCAGCATTACTCTGCGCGATGTGAAGTTTCGGTATGCGGACGGTGAGCCGTGGATTCTCGACGGCGTGAATCTGCATATACCGGCGGGGCAGAGCGTGGCCTTGGTTGGTCCTAGCGGCTGCGGCAAGACCACGATGTGCAAGATCCTTCTCGGCTTGCTCGCGCCGACCGAAGGGGAGGTGATGATTGATGGAATACCGATTCAGCAGCTTGGCATGCAGGCGTATCGGCAACTGGTCGGCACGGTGATGCAGGATGACGTTCTCCTGGCGGGGTCGATTATCGACAACATCAGTTTTTTCGACAGTAAATGCGAATATGCCGATGTGGAGCGTTGCGCCCGGCTGGCGGCTGTGCACGATGAAATTGGTGCCATGCCGATGGGATATCAGACCTTGGTGGGCGATATGGGCAGCAGTTTGTCGGGCGGGCAGAAGCAGCGGATTCTTTTGGCCCGGGCGCTGTACAAATCGCCCAAAGTGCTTGCGCTGGATGAAGCCACCAGCCATCTTGACATTCAAAACGAACAGCTTGTCAATACGGCGTTGAGTGCAATGAAACTCACGCGCATTATGGTTGCGCACCGGCCTGAGACGATTAACTCTGCTGATCGGGTAGTGAGTTTAAGTTCAGGTAAGACAGTGGAACTTCGTCCATGTACCTCATCCGCTTGA
- a CDS encoding CPBP family intramembrane glutamic endopeptidase yields the protein MFKIFNNSSGRIRYCAPIKVHEIIFIWLLVMFGWSAIFENFGGDIDYFIYLKWAAISTTMIVLSKHFVKREGRNFAQLLGRGFSRRALVEMIAVTIACVCLGIGCWAVLVLLSAQIDMDWAFRYWHFAVSSDFNRGNWTLNLIVINAITTSILGPIVEEIVFRGFVLRRLQEKHSVGIAITISSLIFGFFHLNNNFFGSSLHGVIYALVAIKFSSLYAPIFVHVGYNAIIFFMEKYYGFFLTAERTRIGSIDYWLPELALLAIGMTALVCYSKMCLRSQYTASLSLVSHGGVI from the coding sequence ATGTTTAAAATTTTTAATAATTCTTCTGGTCGTATTAGATATTGTGCGCCGATCAAGGTTCACGAAATTATATTTATTTGGTTGCTTGTGATGTTTGGATGGAGTGCCATATTTGAGAATTTTGGCGGCGATATTGACTATTTTATTTATTTAAAGTGGGCGGCGATCTCGACGACTATGATTGTTTTAAGTAAACATTTCGTTAAACGAGAAGGTCGCAATTTTGCTCAACTGTTGGGAAGGGGCTTTTCAAGGCGAGCTTTGGTCGAAATGATTGCGGTAACGATTGCATGCGTCTGCCTGGGTATTGGTTGCTGGGCCGTACTCGTCCTCCTTAGCGCTCAGATTGATATGGATTGGGCATTTCGATATTGGCATTTTGCTGTGTCGTCGGATTTTAACAGGGGAAACTGGACACTGAATTTGATTGTCATTAATGCAATTACCACGAGCATACTTGGGCCAATTGTGGAAGAAATTGTTTTCCGTGGCTTCGTACTGCGCCGTCTACAGGAAAAGCACAGTGTTGGCATTGCAATTACAATTTCATCGCTGATATTCGGTTTTTTTCATCTTAATAATAATTTTTTTGGTAGTTCTTTGCATGGGGTAATTTATGCACTTGTTGCTATAAAATTTTCTTCTTTGTATGCGCCGATTTTTGTTCACGTCGGATACAATGCGATCATTTTTTTTATGGAGAAATACTACGGCTTTTTTTTGACTGCCGAAAGGACTCGCATTGGGTCGATCGACTACTGGTTACCTGAACTTGCGCTACTAGCGATCGGCATGACCGCGCTTGTTTGTTACTCGAAAATGTGCTTGCGGTCTCAATATACGGCGTCACTCAGTCTCGTATCACATGGCGGCGTTATTTGA